The sequence TGGCCTGGATCCATGCCTTCCACGACGTGCTGACGGGCCAGTCCCATGCATACCGGCTCGAATCGGTGATGACGAAGTTGCTGCAGGGCTACCGCGCGGGCGTGTCGCTCCAGATGCTCTTGCGTTACGCGGGCCAGCTGGACGCCCGGCTGGGTCGGCAGCATCAACAGGACGCTGCGAAGCCATCCAAGGACCCCTTGCCGCAGGACGTACGCATCGAGCGAGCACGCCTGTGGATGGAGCGACATGACGTCACCCGCTACGTCCTGCTGGGAGACCCGGCGGTGCGGCTCGTGACGCCAGGCTGAAGGTCGGCGATGGGCGCGGGTAATAACCGCCGCGCCCACCGTGATTTCCGTACCATGACCCTTCCTTTGCATCGGTACTTCGAAGATTTCCTCCACGACATCCGTCCAACGCCTAGCCAGATCAAAGAGATGCGTGAAGGCCATGCCAGGCTTCGGGAGCGTCTTCAGGCCGATACTGCGCTTGCGGGTGGCTTCGTCAGCATGTTCCTGCAAGGCAGCTACCGGCGATTTACGGCGGTTCGACCCAAAGACGATTCTCGAGCCGATGTCGATCTGGTCGTAGTCACCAAGATGAAAGAGTCTGAGTTTTCTCCGGCGCAGGCCATGAGCTGCTTCAAGCCTTTCCTGGAGAGGCACTACAAGGGTAAGTACAGACAGCAAGGGCGCTCCTTCGGCATCGAGATGTCACGCATCGACATGGACTTGGTGATTACCGCCGCGCCCATGGAGGCTGAAGCAGGTACCTATGGTGAGTTGTTGAAGGCCGAGGCGTCTTTGTCTTCATTGCGCCTTGATGAGGACTTTTCGTCCGAGCCGTTGTTCAAGTCCGACCGTCAGGAGGAGGCGCTCTGGAAGCTTCATCCGCTCCGGATCCCGGATCGCGACCTGGGCGCGTGGCAGGACACCCACCCGCTGGCCCAGTTGAGTTGGACGCACCGGAAGAACGACCGTTGTGGAAGGCACTTCGTCAACGTGGTCAAGGCGCTCAAGTGGTGGAGGCTCGTCCACCTGGAGTCGCTGCCGAAGCGGCCCAAGAGCTATCCCTTGGAACACCTACTGGGGGACTGCTGCCCGGATGGCATCGATTCCATCGCCGAAGGCGTAGTCCGGACCCTGGAGGCCTTCGTGGACAATTACGCCCTCCATGCCGCCGCCAAGATCGTGCCTTCCGCGGAGGACCGGGGGGTGAAGCAGGACGTCATGGCCCGCATCGACGGGAACGACTTCGCGGCGTTTCACGAGCAGGCGAAGAAGGCCGCGAAGCTGGCGCGCAAGGCCTTCGAGTCCCCCGATGCCCAGACCGCAGCGCCGCTGTGGCGGGAGCTCTTCGGAGGCAAGTTCCCTTCCGCGCCGGAGGGAGGCTCGAAGAAGTCGTTCACTCCCCACGAGGGAGGAAGCGGGGGTGTGGATTCCGGCAGGTTCGCGTGAAGCAGGCGCCGGAATTGACGCAGGACCTGCGCCTGGGGCGGCGGGCCCTGGATGGTCGTGCTGACGTCGTACTGCTCGGCGACTTGTCGTGGGACCCGGAGACGTCGGTCTGGGTGCTGCCGCTACGTGTGCGGGCGGACACGCGTGAGAGCACCCTTCCCGAGTGGACGGATTGGTACGTCTTCATCGACGCGAACTATCCCCTGGGGAGCATCGACGTCCATCCCGCGAAAACCGGAAGCATCGAAGACACCTACCCGCACCAGCGGTTGAACACGCCGGGACCGGCCACCCAGCCCTGGCGCGATGGGCGGCTGTGCCTCCAGACGGGAAGGGCGTCCCTCGGCTTCAGGGTAGAGGAAGAGGAAGCCCGCGACGCCGCAGGCCGACTTGAGTGGTATGTCCACGCGCTCCAGGATTGGCTCGCGGCCGCGGCACGCGGTCAGCTCCTTGCGCCGGGACAGCCCTTCGAGCTTCCGGATCTACCGATTCGGGACCGTGCCCGGGTCGTCTTCAGCGAAGGCCCCGAGACCTTCGCCCGCTGGAACGAACTCCCGGATTCACGAGGGTGGGCGGAGCTGGTGCCGTTGCCCGGCAACCCACGG comes from Corallococcus macrosporus and encodes:
- a CDS encoding SMODS domain-containing nucleotidyltransferase, which encodes MGAGNNRRAHRDFRTMTLPLHRYFEDFLHDIRPTPSQIKEMREGHARLRERLQADTALAGGFVSMFLQGSYRRFTAVRPKDDSRADVDLVVVTKMKESEFSPAQAMSCFKPFLERHYKGKYRQQGRSFGIEMSRIDMDLVITAAPMEAEAGTYGELLKAEASLSSLRLDEDFSSEPLFKSDRQEEALWKLHPLRIPDRDLGAWQDTHPLAQLSWTHRKNDRCGRHFVNVVKALKWWRLVHLESLPKRPKSYPLEHLLGDCCPDGIDSIAEGVVRTLEAFVDNYALHAAAKIVPSAEDRGVKQDVMARIDGNDFAAFHEQAKKAAKLARKAFESPDAQTAAPLWRELFGGKFPSAPEGGSKKSFTPHEGGSGGVDSGRFA